One genomic window of Monodelphis domestica isolate mMonDom1 chromosome 1, mMonDom1.pri, whole genome shotgun sequence includes the following:
- the C1H10orf95 gene encoding uncharacterized protein C10orf95 homolog: MYPVAYLPSQGDQSQVFAYTYTPGSMVLPPTQMHNFNRQPLASLARYPQRAPQFFILSPYYPFLYPVWPLGHMNPIPYYPTPGSGGLHSQSSPGLVEQSQESWSEGSFFRGELRWGRITRVWSPNRELPDFVRDDLLRMYGTYPFTEVSITYTDGVFIVQGKPFVGQQEYRVERRRVRGAPVPANSEAEAEASRSDEEAEENKGNQS; the protein is encoded by the coding sequence ATGTATCCTGTTGCTTACTTGCCCTCACAAGGGGACCAGTCCCAAGTCTTTGCCTACACCTACACGCCTGGCTCCATGGTGTTGCCTCCCACCCAGATGCACAACTTTAATAGGCAGCCCCTAGCCTCCCTGGCAAGGTACCCGCAGAGGGCCCCTCAGTTCTTCATTCTGAGCCCCTATTACCCCTTCCTGTATCCAGTGTGGCCCTTGGGGCACATGAACCCTATTCCCTACTACCCGACCCCAGGGAGTGGTGGGTTGCACAGCCAGTCAAGTCCAGGATTGGTAGAACAATCACAGGAGTCGTGGTCTGAAGGAAGTTTCTTTCGGGGGGAACTTCGATGGGGGAGGATAACCCGTGTCTGGAGTCCAAACAGGGAGCTGCCAGACTTTGTCCGGGATGACCTGCTCCGTATGTATGGTACTTACCCTTTTACAGAAGTGTCCATCACTTATACCGATGGGGTGTTCATAGTACAAGGCAAGCCCTTTGTGGGACAACAAGAATACCGGGTGGAGAGGAGAAGGGTTCGGGGTGCGCCTGTCCCCGCCAATAGTGAGGCTGAGGCAGAAGCCAGCAGAAGTGATGAGGAGgctgaagaaaacaaaggaaaccaGAGCTGA